In Acidaminococcus fermentans DSM 20731, one genomic interval encodes:
- a CDS encoding exonuclease SbcCD subunit D, whose protein sequence is MRFLHTSDWHLGRIFHGLHLLEDQRAALDQILDLAREYRVDALLVAGDVYDRAVPPTEAVNLLDETLRRLVLDLKIPALLIAGNHDNPDRLNFGQALFAARQLYITGPVDPAAHPVVLEDADGPVYFAPLPYCEPLTATELSGEKKPTHEAALQWQVETILRQIPSRARKVALAHVFLTGARTTPDSERPLAAGGATTVSMDCFRDFHYTALGHLHACQNNSPRIRYCGSLLKYSFAEASQKKAVHIVDLDAKGDVSVETVPLTAPHELAVLKGEFRDLLENPRTDHLQDYLQIQLTDGVPILDAKHRLEQVYPQILQLGYERLQPLEKEETATAQRKGLSTDDLFQAFFREVQGRDLTEGEKALFHQIADEVSQEGRNA, encoded by the coding sequence GTGCGATTCTTACATACTTCTGACTGGCATCTGGGCCGGATTTTCCATGGTCTCCATCTGCTGGAGGACCAGCGGGCGGCTCTGGACCAGATCCTGGACCTGGCCCGGGAATACCGGGTGGATGCCCTGCTGGTGGCCGGGGATGTCTATGACCGGGCCGTCCCCCCCACGGAAGCGGTGAACCTGCTGGATGAGACCCTCCGCCGTCTGGTGCTGGATCTGAAGATCCCCGCCCTGCTCATTGCCGGGAACCACGACAATCCGGACCGGCTGAACTTCGGCCAGGCCCTGTTTGCCGCCCGGCAGCTGTACATTACGGGGCCTGTGGACCCGGCCGCCCATCCGGTGGTGCTGGAAGATGCCGACGGCCCGGTGTACTTTGCCCCCCTGCCCTACTGCGAACCCCTGACCGCCACGGAACTCAGCGGGGAAAAGAAGCCCACCCACGAAGCGGCCCTCCAGTGGCAGGTGGAGACCATCCTCCGGCAGATTCCCTCCCGGGCCCGGAAAGTGGCCCTGGCCCATGTATTCCTCACCGGCGCCCGGACCACCCCGGACAGCGAACGGCCCCTGGCCGCCGGCGGGGCCACCACCGTGAGCATGGACTGCTTCAGGGACTTCCACTACACCGCCCTGGGCCATCTCCATGCCTGCCAGAACAACAGTCCCCGGATCCGGTACTGCGGCTCCCTGCTGAAATATTCCTTTGCGGAAGCCAGCCAGAAAAAGGCCGTCCATATTGTGGACCTGGACGCCAAAGGGGATGTTTCCGTGGAAACCGTCCCCCTGACCGCCCCCCACGAACTGGCGGTGCTGAAGGGGGAATTCCGGGATCTTCTGGAAAATCCCCGTACCGACCATCTCCAGGACTATCTCCAGATCCAGCTGACGGACGGCGTGCCCATCCTGGATGCCAAGCACCGGCTGGAACAGGTGTACCCCCAGATCCTCCAGCTGGGCTATGAACGGCTCCAGCCCCTGGAAAAGGAAGAAACCGCCACCGCCCAGCGGAAGGGTCTTTCCACCGACGACCTGTTCCAGGCCTTTTTCCGGGAAGTCCAGGGCCGGGACCTGACGGAAGGGGAAAAAGCCCTGTTCCACCAGATCGCCGATGAAGTGAGCCAGGAAGGGAGGAATGCCTGA
- the queE gene encoding putative 7-carboxy-7-deazaguanine synthase QueE: MKTETFPVVELFDSIEGEGKRTGAMAVFVRFAGCNLRCSYCDTGYALEPADAREHLTEEDLMGRIRRYPWKKVTLTGGEPLLQPLDSLCRTLSREGYEVNIETNGAVPLLEERPRGLFYTMDVKSPSSGMRGRMRMENLTRLTGEDVVKFVVGSREDLEDMDRVLREYTLRSQVYVSPVYGAIEPRELVEFVREHKLAQVRVQVQLHKIIWNPEMRGV; the protein is encoded by the coding sequence ATGAAGACTGAAACATTTCCCGTGGTGGAACTGTTCGATTCCATCGAAGGAGAAGGAAAGCGGACCGGAGCCATGGCGGTGTTCGTCCGTTTTGCCGGCTGCAACCTGCGGTGCAGCTACTGTGACACCGGCTATGCCCTGGAACCGGCCGATGCCCGGGAACATCTGACGGAGGAAGACCTGATGGGGCGGATCCGCCGCTATCCCTGGAAAAAGGTGACCCTTACCGGGGGCGAACCGCTGCTCCAGCCTCTGGACAGCCTGTGCCGGACCCTTTCCCGGGAAGGATACGAAGTGAACATCGAGACCAACGGGGCGGTGCCCCTGCTGGAAGAGCGGCCCAGGGGCCTGTTCTACACCATGGATGTGAAATCTCCCTCTTCCGGGATGCGGGGACGGATGCGGATGGAAAATCTCACCCGGCTCACCGGGGAGGATGTGGTGAAGTTCGTGGTGGGCAGCCGGGAGGACCTGGAGGATATGGACCGGGTGCTCCGGGAGTACACCCTCCGGAGCCAGGTGTACGTATCCCCGGTGTACGGAGCCATCGAACCCAGGGAACTGGTGGAATTCGTCCGGGAACACAAACTGGCCCAGGTCCGCGTCCAGGTCCAGCTCCACAAGATCATCTGGAATCCGGAGATGAGAGGGGTATGA
- a CDS encoding AAA family ATPase, with product MRPLELVMNAFGPYAGEETIDFTRLGENRFFLITGPTGSGKTTILDAITFALYGTASGDLRDNRSLRSDYATPDRKTEVRFTFRNQDRTYEVTRTPEQVLNKQRGEGTRTVPAGASLVEILPEGERKVLGTSNSAVTRAVEQLLGFQARQFRQLMVLPQGEFRRFLVADSKERKTILETLFKTGQYSALEDALDARAKVLKKQHEECRQKYQLLLESAGTDSPAALKQRIQEEQQQAKDLEAQAAQAQKAASAALEALQQGQQLAYTFQRWQEGQKRKEALAAQADTIRDLQQKIRWLDEALKLHPIYDRTRKAKAQLDTAQALLQKAREDLQAAQERLRQQLASATETNTHALQEQMVRVREQLARMTAVSGETVRLAQTLVPGEPCPVCGSPDHPQPATQTRKAQEELARKTRAMEEEIARLNRKQKALEKAQKEADQAAGSCKTAEENLAAAQKAFEADREAYKTALDQSPFPDQHTFVAAHKALASKPLWQEQVDRYRQQADSLQGELKILADQLKDKTPPDLAPLQEAVRQTGSTAHTLATRTGALQETLRREEAALKQLEKLEKELDRLQEAYGPIGLLASTAKGDNSRKLTFSSFVLQAVLDDVLQTANLRLSKISQGRYSLYRSQDIVDARKEQGLGLEIMDAFTGQARAVTTLSGGEIFFTSLSLALGLSDVLESYAGGLHLDTILVDEGFGSLDPETLDSAISALLELQKGGRLVGIISHVAELKERISAQLEIIPTNQGSTTRFRV from the coding sequence ATGCGTCCCCTGGAACTTGTAATGAACGCCTTCGGCCCCTACGCCGGGGAGGAAACCATTGATTTCACCCGGCTGGGGGAGAACCGGTTTTTCCTGATCACCGGCCCCACCGGCAGCGGCAAGACCACCATCCTGGATGCCATCACCTTTGCCCTGTACGGCACCGCCAGCGGGGATCTCCGGGACAACCGGTCCCTGCGCAGCGACTACGCCACCCCGGACCGGAAGACGGAAGTCCGGTTCACCTTCCGGAACCAGGACCGGACCTACGAAGTGACCCGGACCCCGGAACAGGTGCTGAACAAACAGCGGGGCGAAGGGACCCGGACGGTGCCGGCGGGGGCTTCCCTGGTGGAGATCCTGCCGGAGGGCGAACGGAAAGTCCTGGGCACCTCCAACAGCGCCGTGACCCGGGCGGTGGAACAGCTCCTGGGCTTCCAGGCCCGGCAGTTCCGGCAGCTGATGGTGCTGCCCCAGGGAGAATTCCGCCGGTTCCTGGTGGCTGATTCCAAGGAGCGGAAGACCATCCTGGAAACCCTGTTCAAGACCGGCCAGTACAGTGCCCTGGAAGATGCCCTGGATGCCCGGGCCAAAGTCCTGAAAAAGCAGCACGAGGAATGCCGGCAGAAATATCAGCTGCTCCTGGAAAGTGCCGGCACCGACAGCCCTGCCGCCCTGAAACAGCGGATCCAGGAAGAGCAGCAGCAGGCCAAAGACCTGGAAGCCCAGGCAGCCCAGGCCCAGAAAGCCGCTTCCGCCGCCCTGGAAGCCCTCCAGCAGGGACAGCAGCTGGCTTACACCTTCCAGCGCTGGCAGGAAGGCCAGAAACGGAAAGAGGCCCTGGCCGCCCAGGCGGACACCATCCGGGATCTGCAGCAGAAGATCCGGTGGCTGGACGAAGCCCTGAAGCTCCATCCCATTTACGACCGGACCCGGAAAGCCAAGGCCCAGCTGGATACCGCCCAGGCCCTGCTCCAGAAAGCCCGGGAAGACCTCCAGGCCGCCCAGGAGCGGCTCCGGCAGCAGCTGGCCTCTGCCACGGAAACCAACACCCACGCCCTCCAGGAACAGATGGTCCGGGTCCGGGAACAGCTGGCCCGGATGACCGCCGTTTCCGGGGAAACGGTGCGGCTGGCCCAGACCCTGGTTCCCGGTGAGCCTTGCCCGGTGTGCGGATCCCCGGACCATCCCCAGCCTGCCACCCAGACCCGGAAGGCCCAGGAGGAACTGGCCCGGAAGACCCGGGCCATGGAAGAGGAAATCGCCCGGCTGAACCGGAAGCAGAAGGCTCTGGAAAAAGCCCAGAAAGAAGCGGACCAGGCCGCCGGCTCCTGCAAAACCGCCGAAGAGAACCTGGCTGCCGCCCAGAAGGCCTTTGAAGCAGACCGGGAGGCCTACAAGACCGCCCTGGACCAGTCCCCCTTCCCGGACCAGCACACCTTCGTGGCGGCCCACAAGGCCCTGGCCAGCAAACCCCTGTGGCAGGAACAGGTGGACCGGTACCGGCAGCAGGCGGACAGTCTCCAGGGAGAACTGAAGATCCTGGCCGACCAGCTGAAGGACAAGACCCCTCCGGACCTGGCTCCCCTCCAGGAAGCCGTCCGGCAGACCGGCAGCACCGCCCACACCCTGGCCACCCGGACCGGTGCCCTCCAGGAAACCCTCCGCCGGGAAGAAGCGGCCCTGAAGCAGCTGGAAAAACTGGAAAAGGAACTGGACCGGCTCCAGGAAGCCTATGGGCCCATCGGTCTCCTGGCCTCCACCGCCAAAGGGGACAACAGCCGGAAACTGACCTTCTCCTCCTTTGTGCTCCAGGCCGTCCTGGACGATGTGCTCCAGACCGCCAACCTGCGGCTGAGCAAGATCAGCCAGGGCCGCTACAGCCTGTACCGGAGCCAGGACATTGTGGATGCCCGGAAGGAACAGGGACTGGGGCTGGAAATCATGGACGCCTTCACCGGCCAGGCCCGGGCGGTGACCACCCTGTCCGGCGGGGAGATCTTCTTTACCTCCCTCTCCCTGGCCCTGGGGCTGTCCGATGTGCTGGAATCCTACGCCGGAGGCCTGCACCTGGATACCATCCTGGTGGATGAAGGGTTCGGTTCCCTGGATCCGGAAACCCTGGACAGCGCCATCAGCGCCCTGCTGGAACTCCAGAAAGGAGGACGGCTGGTGGGGATCATCTCCCACGTGGCCGAACTGAAAGAAAGGATCTCCGCCCAGCTGGAAATCATTCCCACCAATCAGGGAAGCACCACCCGGTTCAGGGTGTAA
- a CDS encoding glycosyltransferase family 9 protein, with translation MIELAGKKIIVTFLMHLGDLVLTTPFLHALRQAAPGADITYLVDEKLKEIVEYNPNIDHVWTIDKKGKDNNLRALWAMSRKITDAHFDVLINLHPNERCSFIDAMAVVPVKVGASHFLFRGFFRPWLKLNRKIHAADMYLDVLKRIGVENLRNNGLEVFPGPEHKQAAEAYWAAQDLKPEEKVVGFNIGSAVVTKRWAPERFAQVADTLAGEGYRTVFFGGPMDEEMVREAVSFMKSRPMVATGKFSLGELAAAMSRCSLIITNDSGPMHVAISQKVPIVAMYGPSHPELYGPYTKMAIIVRAEPPCDGCRKGMKHHCDDMRCMRDLTVKQVLKAAHRWLREKK, from the coding sequence GTGATTGAACTGGCAGGCAAGAAAATCATCGTGACATTCCTGATGCACCTGGGGGACCTGGTGCTCACCACTCCTTTCCTCCATGCCCTGCGCCAGGCGGCGCCGGGAGCGGACATCACCTATCTGGTGGATGAGAAGCTGAAGGAAATCGTGGAATACAATCCCAACATTGACCATGTGTGGACCATCGACAAGAAGGGGAAGGACAACAATCTGCGGGCCCTGTGGGCCATGAGCCGGAAAATCACCGACGCCCATTTCGATGTGCTGATCAACCTGCACCCCAATGAACGGTGCTCCTTCATCGATGCCATGGCGGTGGTGCCGGTGAAGGTTGGGGCTTCCCATTTCCTGTTTCGGGGCTTCTTCCGTCCCTGGCTGAAGCTGAACCGGAAAATCCATGCGGCGGATATGTACCTGGATGTACTGAAACGGATCGGGGTGGAGAACCTCCGGAACAATGGACTGGAAGTGTTCCCGGGACCGGAGCACAAACAGGCGGCGGAAGCCTATTGGGCGGCCCAGGATCTGAAGCCGGAAGAAAAAGTGGTGGGATTCAACATCGGCAGTGCGGTGGTGACCAAACGGTGGGCCCCGGAACGGTTCGCCCAGGTGGCGGATACTCTGGCCGGGGAAGGATACCGGACGGTGTTCTTCGGGGGCCCCATGGATGAGGAGATGGTCCGGGAGGCGGTTTCCTTCATGAAGAGCCGTCCCATGGTGGCCACCGGGAAATTTTCCCTGGGAGAACTGGCAGCGGCCATGAGCCGGTGCAGCCTGATCATCACCAACGACAGCGGCCCCATGCATGTGGCCATCAGCCAGAAGGTACCCATTGTGGCCATGTACGGGCCCAGCCATCCGGAACTGTACGGTCCCTATACGAAAATGGCCATCATTGTCCGGGCGGAACCGCCCTGTGACGGGTGCCGGAAGGGGATGAAGCACCACTGCGATGACATGCGCTGCATGCGGGATCTGACGGTGAAACAGGTGCTGAAAGCGGCCCACCGGTGGCTCCGTGAAAAAAAATAA
- the queC gene encoding 7-cyano-7-deazaguanine synthase QueC yields the protein MNKKALVLSSGGVDSTTCVSVAVEEFGKENVSTVSIFYGQKHRKELECARKVAEYYGLPHYELDLSKIFQYSNCSLLDHSTEEIVHESYEQQIAENGEGKVSTYVPFRNGLMLSAVASLAMSIYEKDDVSIFIGAHADDAAGNAYADCSEAFIGAMGKAISLGTYNQCHIVAPFASCSKAGVVKRGLELHTPYDLTWSCYEGGDKPCGTCGTCIDRARAFAANGVKDPALED from the coding sequence ATGAATAAGAAAGCCCTGGTCCTGTCCAGCGGCGGGGTGGATTCCACCACCTGCGTCTCTGTGGCAGTGGAAGAATTCGGGAAAGAAAACGTTTCCACCGTTTCCATTTTTTACGGCCAGAAACACCGGAAGGAACTGGAATGTGCCCGGAAGGTGGCGGAGTATTACGGACTGCCCCATTACGAACTGGACCTGTCCAAGATTTTCCAGTATTCCAACTGCTCCCTGCTGGACCATTCCACGGAAGAAATCGTCCATGAAAGCTATGAACAGCAGATTGCGGAAAACGGGGAAGGGAAGGTATCCACCTACGTGCCTTTCCGGAACGGTCTGATGCTGTCCGCAGTGGCCAGCCTGGCCATGAGCATCTATGAAAAGGACGATGTGTCCATTTTCATCGGCGCCCATGCGGACGATGCGGCGGGGAACGCCTATGCGGACTGCAGTGAAGCCTTCATCGGAGCCATGGGGAAGGCCATTTCCCTGGGCACTTACAACCAGTGCCATATTGTGGCCCCCTTTGCCAGCTGCAGCAAGGCCGGCGTGGTGAAACGGGGGCTGGAGCTCCATACTCCCTATGATCTGACCTGGAGCTGTTATGAAGGCGGGGACAAGCCCTGCGGTACCTGCGGCACCTGCATCGACCGGGCACGGGCCTTTGCTGCCAACGGGGTAAAAGACCCGGCACTGGAGGATTGA
- a CDS encoding C-GCAxxG-C-C family protein, which yields MNETSKRAEQAVELKHTTDVHTNCAQAVLLSYQDKLDKTTEELRALGSAFGGGMGGMEATCGALTGAAVVLGLLDKSGREPKQVMNEILQGFKEKAGATLCKDLKGVETGRMLCSCDDCVRLAVLGLEKHLG from the coding sequence ATGAACGAAACATCCAAACGGGCCGAACAGGCCGTGGAACTGAAACATACCACCGATGTGCACACCAACTGCGCCCAGGCGGTGCTTCTGTCCTACCAGGACAAGCTGGACAAAACCACGGAGGAACTCCGGGCCCTGGGATCCGCCTTCGGAGGCGGCATGGGCGGCATGGAAGCCACCTGCGGGGCTTTGACTGGTGCGGCAGTGGTACTGGGCCTCCTGGACAAAAGCGGCCGGGAACCCAAGCAGGTGATGAATGAAATCCTCCAGGGATTCAAAGAAAAAGCCGGGGCTACCCTGTGCAAAGACCTGAAGGGCGTGGAAACCGGCAGGATGCTCTGCTCCTGCGACGACTGCGTACGCCTGGCCGTCCTGGGCCTGGAAAAACACCTGGGCTGA
- a CDS encoding 6-pyruvoyl trahydropterin synthase family protein, which yields MYTVTKRIEVSGAHCLRLPYESKCTRLHGHNWIIDVTCRREELDANGMVVDFTHIKDVVMKLDHAFINDIVKTNPTAENIAKWIHDQIPFCTRVSVQESEGNVAIYED from the coding sequence ATGTATACGGTAACCAAACGGATCGAAGTCAGCGGGGCCCACTGCCTCCGGCTGCCTTATGAAAGCAAATGCACCCGTCTCCACGGCCACAACTGGATCATCGACGTGACCTGCCGGCGGGAAGAACTGGATGCAAACGGGATGGTGGTGGATTTCACCCACATCAAGGATGTGGTGATGAAGCTGGACCATGCCTTCATCAACGATATTGTGAAAACCAATCCTACGGCGGAAAACATTGCCAAATGGATCCATGACCAGATCCCCTTCTGCACCCGGGTTTCCGTCCAGGAATCGGAAGGGAACGTGGCCATTTATGAAGACTGA
- the floA gene encoding flotillin-like protein FloA (flotillin-like protein involved in membrane lipid rafts) yields MIAVLGSTVFLVAVLALIILFLHFVPLGLWISAMAAGVNVHIFTLVGMRLRRVIPSKIILPLVKANKAGLDVNVDQLEAHYLAGGDVDRVVDALIAAERAAIPLTFERAAAIDLAGRDVLEAVQMSVNPKVIETPLISAVAKNGIELKVRARVTVRANIDRLVGGAGESTIIARVGEGIVTTVGSSEEHTDVLENPDHISRTVLSKGLDAGSAFEILSIDIADVDVGRNIGAQLMTDQAEADKNIAQAKAEERRAMAVAKEQEMRAYTQEMQAKVVEAQAQVPEALAQALREGHLGVMDYYQMKNLLADTKMRESLVAGSQDELPPTRKPEK; encoded by the coding sequence ATGATTGCCGTATTGGGAAGTACCGTATTTCTGGTGGCCGTCCTGGCCCTGATCATCCTGTTCCTGCATTTTGTCCCTCTGGGGCTGTGGATCTCCGCCATGGCCGCCGGGGTCAACGTGCACATCTTCACCCTGGTGGGCATGCGGCTCCGCCGGGTCATTCCTTCCAAGATTATCCTGCCCCTGGTAAAGGCCAACAAGGCCGGGCTGGATGTGAATGTGGACCAGCTGGAAGCCCATTACCTGGCCGGCGGCGATGTGGACCGGGTGGTGGATGCCCTGATCGCCGCGGAACGGGCGGCTATCCCCCTGACCTTTGAACGGGCGGCGGCCATCGACCTGGCCGGCCGGGATGTGCTGGAAGCGGTCCAGATGAGCGTCAATCCCAAGGTCATCGAGACCCCGCTGATTTCCGCCGTGGCCAAGAACGGCATCGAACTGAAGGTTCGGGCCCGGGTCACCGTGCGGGCCAACATCGACCGGCTGGTGGGGGGCGCCGGGGAAAGCACCATCATCGCCCGGGTGGGGGAAGGCATCGTCACCACCGTAGGGTCTTCGGAAGAGCACACGGATGTGCTGGAAAATCCCGACCACATTTCCCGGACGGTGCTGAGCAAGGGCCTGGATGCAGGCTCTGCCTTTGAAATCCTGTCCATCGACATCGCCGACGTGGACGTGGGCCGGAATATCGGGGCCCAGCTGATGACGGACCAGGCGGAAGCGGACAAGAACATTGCCCAGGCCAAGGCGGAGGAACGCCGGGCCATGGCCGTGGCCAAGGAACAGGAAATGCGGGCTTACACCCAGGAAATGCAGGCCAAGGTGGTGGAAGCCCAGGCCCAGGTGCCGGAAGCCCTGGCCCAGGCCCTGCGGGAAGGCCATCTGGGGGTCATGGATTACTACCAGATGAAGAACCTGCTGGCGGATACGAAAATGCGGGAAAGTCTGGTGGCCGGCAGCCAGGACGAGCTGCCGCCTACCCGGAAACCGGAAAAATAA
- the queF gene encoding preQ(1) synthase, with the protein MRTEEELRGVTKLGSGHTVYQNTYAPEVLESFPNKHEEAPYMVKLNCPEFTSLCPKTGQPDFGRIVISYIPDHKLVESKSLKLYLFSFRNNGDFHEDCVNIIKNDLVKLLQPKYLEVAGYFNPRGGISILPFAVYYQPDYKDMAQRRMEAFVHE; encoded by the coding sequence ATGAGAACTGAAGAAGAACTGCGCGGCGTAACCAAACTGGGCAGCGGCCATACGGTGTACCAGAATACCTATGCCCCGGAAGTGCTGGAATCCTTCCCCAACAAACATGAGGAAGCCCCCTACATGGTGAAGCTGAACTGCCCGGAATTCACCAGCCTCTGCCCCAAAACCGGCCAGCCGGATTTCGGCCGGATCGTGATCAGCTACATCCCGGACCACAAGCTGGTGGAAAGCAAATCCCTGAAACTCTACCTGTTTTCTTTCCGGAACAACGGGGATTTCCACGAAGACTGCGTGAACATCATCAAAAATGACCTGGTGAAGCTGCTCCAGCCCAAATACCTGGAAGTGGCCGGCTATTTCAATCCCCGGGGCGGCATCAGCATCCTGCCCTTTGCGGTGTATTACCAGCCGGACTACAAAGACATGGCCCAGCGGAGAATGGAGGCCTTTGTCCATGAATAA
- a CDS encoding NfeD family protein — MAMQLFFVGVVLLIIEGLIPGFGVFGISGILCLLGSLYFILGATAQAAALVGGLLLVLVLLGLWLIRRGPGSWLGRQVTLHLRSTAAQGYTGSQERQDLLGKTGVAQTVLRPSGRALIDGELVDVITEGEFYEPGTAVRVVAVTGGRTVVRKEEKK; from the coding sequence ATGGCAATGCAACTGTTTTTTGTGGGGGTTGTGCTGCTGATCATTGAGGGATTGATCCCCGGGTTCGGGGTCTTTGGCATCAGCGGCATCCTTTGTCTTCTGGGTTCTTTGTATTTTATCCTGGGAGCCACGGCCCAGGCGGCGGCCCTGGTGGGCGGTCTTTTGCTGGTACTGGTGCTCCTGGGGCTGTGGCTGATCCGCCGGGGTCCCGGAAGCTGGCTGGGCCGTCAGGTGACCCTCCATCTCCGGTCCACGGCGGCCCAGGGCTATACGGGCAGCCAGGAACGGCAGGACCTGCTGGGGAAAACCGGCGTGGCCCAGACAGTGCTCCGTCCCTCTGGCCGGGCCCTGATCGACGGTGAACTGGTGGATGTGATTACGGAAGGTGAATTCTATGAACCGGGGACGGCTGTCCGTGTGGTGGCTGTAACCGGAGGTCGGACCGTAGTCCGGAAGGAGGAAAAGAAATGA
- a CDS encoding AbgT family transporter, with translation MIEDTQQTRGSWVDRFLNGVEKVCDKLPPPAILFCILFVITALAGAALSASGMSLVNPANGKTVVAQNLFTKEGVTWLLSNMVKNFSGFAPLGLVITMTLAIGFCEESGLLVSLLRRSMRNVPPGVVPYLIAFVGTLGNIASDTASVVIPPLAALVYIGVGKNPLVGMIVGYAGANAGFTANLMIAGTDTLMQGLTNQALDGFLGKGAYAVDVTCNWYFMAASTFLVALVLGYTSKHLIEPRFGKYEAKELEAVQDLTEAEKKGLHRAGWVSLVYVATIAVGFFTGILSKDGHTLVGSLLLKGLIPILFFLMSFAGIAYGLTTGKFKTVKDINGAMVKQMSHMGSYVVFCFFCGQFQGLFNWSKMGTLLAIGGADFLKNMGFTGLPLCVTFVLVCAFVNIFMSSGSAKWAIFAPIFVPMFMLLGYHPAFAQLLYRLGDSPGNSVTPMMPYLWMMLSVAQEKYDPDCTVGTFISNLIPLAAVLQVAWILFMLVWVALDIPLGPGVSVHLPAGIL, from the coding sequence ATGATAGAAGACACGCAACAGACACGGGGCAGCTGGGTGGACCGGTTCCTGAACGGAGTGGAGAAGGTCTGCGACAAACTGCCCCCGCCGGCCATTTTGTTCTGCATTCTGTTTGTTATTACGGCCCTGGCGGGAGCGGCCCTTTCCGCCTCCGGCATGAGCCTGGTGAACCCGGCCAACGGGAAGACAGTGGTGGCTCAGAATCTGTTCACCAAAGAAGGGGTCACCTGGCTTTTGAGCAATATGGTGAAGAATTTCTCCGGCTTTGCGCCGTTGGGCCTGGTAATCACCATGACCCTGGCCATCGGCTTCTGTGAGGAAAGCGGCCTGCTGGTGAGCCTGCTCCGGCGGAGCATGCGCAATGTGCCTCCCGGAGTGGTGCCCTATCTGATCGCTTTTGTAGGGACCCTGGGAAATATCGCTTCGGACACGGCATCGGTGGTGATCCCGCCCCTGGCGGCCCTGGTGTACATCGGCGTGGGGAAGAACCCGCTGGTGGGGATGATCGTGGGCTATGCAGGGGCCAACGCCGGCTTTACCGCCAACCTGATGATCGCCGGCACCGATACCCTGATGCAGGGGCTCACCAACCAGGCCCTGGACGGGTTCCTGGGCAAAGGGGCCTACGCCGTGGACGTAACCTGCAACTGGTACTTTATGGCGGCTTCCACCTTCCTGGTGGCCCTGGTGCTGGGGTACACCTCCAAGCATCTCATCGAGCCCCGGTTCGGGAAATATGAGGCCAAGGAGCTGGAAGCGGTCCAGGATCTGACGGAGGCGGAAAAGAAGGGCCTCCACCGGGCCGGCTGGGTGAGCCTGGTGTACGTGGCCACCATTGCAGTGGGCTTCTTTACGGGCATCCTGTCCAAGGACGGGCACACCCTGGTGGGCTCCCTGCTGCTGAAGGGGCTGATCCCCATCCTGTTCTTCCTGATGAGTTTCGCCGGCATTGCCTACGGGCTGACCACCGGTAAATTCAAAACCGTGAAAGACATCAACGGGGCCATGGTGAAACAGATGTCCCATATGGGTTCCTATGTGGTGTTCTGCTTTTTCTGCGGCCAGTTCCAGGGGCTGTTCAACTGGAGCAAAATGGGGACCCTGCTGGCCATCGGCGGGGCGGATTTCCTGAAGAACATGGGCTTTACCGGCCTGCCTCTGTGTGTAACCTTTGTGCTGGTCTGCGCCTTTGTGAACATCTTCATGTCCTCCGGGTCCGCCAAATGGGCCATTTTCGCCCCCATCTTCGTGCCCATGTTCATGCTGCTGGGATACCATCCGGCTTTTGCCCAGCTGCTGTACCGGCTGGGGGATTCCCCGGGCAACAGCGTGACTCCCATGATGCCCTATCTGTGGATGATGCTCAGTGTGGCCCAGGAAAAATATGATCCGGACTGCACCGTGGGGACCTTTATCTCCAACCTGATCCCCCTGGCGGCGGTGCTCCAGGTGGCCTGGATCCTGTTCATGCTGGTGTGGGTGGCCCTGGATATCCCTCTGGGACCGGGGGTAAGCGTACACCTGCCGGCGGGGATTTTGTAA